In one window of Desulfonatronospira thiodismutans ASO3-1 DNA:
- a CDS encoding type II secretion system protein encodes MNKQSGFTLVELIATITLLGIVSVIGGMFLVQIVQSYQWAGDNYHLAQKTQVVMTRVSNELQTAGSFGYNCRRDDELEYTTHNGDDVTISRDNSNLDYQTNNSSYTLVDGVSDFQVEYLSNGVCRITLEISGANDALQEFSFAVAPTYLSEP; translated from the coding sequence ATGAATAAACAATCCGGATTCACACTTGTTGAGCTTATTGCTACCATCACCCTGTTAGGCATTGTATCCGTAATTGGTGGAATGTTTCTGGTGCAGATTGTCCAGAGCTATCAATGGGCCGGCGACAACTACCATCTGGCACAGAAGACACAGGTTGTGATGACCAGAGTCTCCAATGAACTGCAAACAGCAGGAAGCTTTGGGTATAACTGTCGGCGCGATGATGAGCTGGAATATACAACGCACAATGGAGATGACGTAACAATAAGCAGAGACAACTCTAATCTTGATTACCAAACGAATAATTCCTCATATACTCTGGTTGATGGGGTCTCGGACTTCCAAGTCGAGTACTTGAGTAACGGAGTATGCAGAATAACCCTGGAAATAAGCGGAGCTAACGATGCTCTCCAAGAATTCTCTTTTGCAGTCGCACCGACCTATTTAAGTGAACCATAA
- a CDS encoding transposase produces the protein MPRNARFTLPHRPTVYHVISRTALSGLPLGDIEKNRLLEIIKYFSSIYFVDVLGFCIMGNHWHLAVKIYPRDYATRQEVQERFVKRYGEDVHFGDQEIEKFSKKWTDLSEFVREIKQTFSRYYNKRHNRRGFFWGERFKSMIVQEGSTLVNMLAYIDLNPIRAGIVKKPEDYRWSSLGYHVQTGNKDGFLSIDFGFKEWNEFDPQEIVRKYRQFVYETGAVDAGKGKTIDQKIVEKARKKGYKVSRVERFRYRCRYFTDSGVIGGKDFVQEVFDQVKHLLGSKDKRKFTPVGGVEGVYSMKRLGES, from the coding sequence ATGCCAAGAAACGCCAGATTTACCCTGCCTCACAGGCCCACGGTCTATCACGTGATATCTAGAACAGCCCTGTCTGGCTTGCCTTTGGGCGATATCGAAAAGAACCGCCTTCTGGAGATTATCAAGTATTTCAGCAGCATTTATTTTGTAGATGTCCTTGGATTTTGTATTATGGGCAACCACTGGCATCTGGCTGTAAAGATTTATCCAAGGGACTACGCTACCAGGCAGGAGGTCCAGGAAAGGTTTGTCAAACGCTATGGCGAGGATGTTCATTTCGGAGACCAGGAGATAGAAAAATTCAGCAAGAAATGGACTGATCTTTCTGAGTTCGTCCGGGAGATTAAGCAGACCTTTTCCCGGTATTACAATAAGAGGCATAACAGGCGGGGCTTTTTCTGGGGTGAGCGATTCAAGTCCATGATTGTTCAGGAAGGAAGCACCCTTGTGAACATGCTGGCCTACATAGACCTGAATCCCATTCGGGCTGGTATAGTCAAAAAGCCGGAGGATTACCGCTGGAGTTCTCTAGGGTACCATGTTCAAACTGGGAACAAAGACGGTTTCTTATCCATTGATTTTGGTTTCAAGGAATGGAACGAGTTTGACCCCCAAGAGATTGTCCGCAAATACAGACAGTTTGTTTACGAAACCGGGGCTGTGGATGCTGGAAAGGGCAAGACCATTGATCAAAAAATAGTAGAAAAAGCCCGCAAAAAGGGCTACAAAGTATCCCGAGTAGAGCGCTTCAGGTACAGATGCAGGTATTTTACCGATTCCGGAGTTATCGGCGGCAAGGACTTTGTCCAGGAGGTATTTGACCAGGTCAAGCACCTGCTGGGCTCCAAGGACAAGCGCAAATTCACGCCCGTAGGCGGTGTGGAGGGGGTTTATTCCATGAAAAGGTTGGGTGAATCCTGA
- a CDS encoding nucleotidyltransferase family protein — translation MNRNNIFNTIKKYREKSGDEFGILRIGVFGSLAKGQENSASDVDVVVDLNKQDLFRIIGIKQDLEDILVLKVDVISYRPGMNKFLKERIDQEAVYV, via the coding sequence ATGAATCGCAATAATATTTTCAACACTATCAAAAAATACCGTGAAAAATCCGGTGATGAGTTCGGCATTCTCAGGATAGGTGTATTTGGCTCCCTCGCTAAAGGGCAGGAAAATTCTGCAAGTGATGTTGATGTAGTTGTAGACTTGAACAAACAGGACCTTTTCAGGATTATCGGAATCAAGCAGGACCTTGAAGATATCCTGGTACTCAAAGTTGATGTAATAAGTTACAGACCCGGCATGAATAAGTTTCTAAAGGAAAGAATCGACCAGGAAGCTGTCTATGTATGA
- a CDS encoding type II toxin-antitoxin system RelB/DinJ family antitoxin, whose translation MKIHNDEPVLVKIEVPAHRLHNAEQILDQLGLDPSQAINIFLAKVELCQGLPFDVSLGDSALLSPSQQADEWSEAFGEY comes from the coding sequence ATGAAAATTCACAATGACGAACCTGTGTTAGTAAAAATAGAAGTGCCTGCCCATCGTCTGCACAATGCAGAGCAAATTCTTGATCAACTGGGCTTGGACCCCAGCCAGGCCATCAACATTTTTCTGGCAAAAGTAGAGCTATGTCAGGGACTTCCTTTTGATGTATCCCTTGGAGACAGTGCGTTGCTTAGCCCATCTCAACAGGCGGATGAATGGAGTGAGGCCTTTGGCGAGTACTAA
- a CDS encoding IS1634 family transposase, with protein sequence MATIQKKPSRGRDYWAIVESRRINGKPRPVVLEHLGTAENLLKRLQEGAGPHKVKSYSHGLVAYLLNLIESLDLVQIINRHVPNKQIRDGFTVGGSIVLASMGRICQPTSKRNWYKGWAKRTSLSYLLRMSLAKIDSQHFWDQMDALPSETIPAIEEEIVDTLYEHGLLSMDTLLYDTSNFFTYIASTNERCTLAKRGKNKQRRIDLRQFGLLLLVSRQDQLPIYHRTYQGNLNDKTVFKEHFARFSDRLKRLSGSLEDITVVLDQGNNSKKMLKEVDQTIYFVGALSVHQHRHLVERANLNLQEILIGNKSVPCYKERTTIWGSDLTAVVYISEKLRDGQIRGLEQGLSKLCSELDQLKEAIKMPTQKGKKRTEAGIQKKIDSLISSCVPKGIVEWELTFLQEDAFELQYWIDYDHLEELKKWRFGRRILITNRHHWSTEEIIKAYWGQANIEYVFKNMKNPFHMAWRPQYHWTDQKIEVHGFICLVAFLLVMVAFKHARENAGFSRSPHTLLEKLSEIRLATLIDAPTQKSKGRYRATYQLEEMDPDVKELADAMGIAELPMKSKIPFSVYKS encoded by the coding sequence ATGGCAACTATTCAAAAGAAACCTTCAAGAGGCAGGGACTACTGGGCCATAGTCGAATCCAGACGGATCAACGGAAAACCACGCCCTGTTGTCCTGGAGCATCTCGGCACTGCTGAAAACCTCCTGAAGCGGCTTCAAGAAGGGGCAGGGCCGCACAAGGTCAAAAGTTACTCGCATGGACTGGTAGCCTACTTACTCAATTTGATAGAATCCCTTGACCTGGTTCAAATTATCAACCGCCATGTGCCAAATAAACAAATCAGAGATGGGTTTACTGTTGGAGGTTCTATTGTCCTTGCGTCCATGGGTAGAATCTGTCAGCCAACCAGTAAAAGAAACTGGTATAAGGGATGGGCCAAGCGTACCAGCCTCTCGTATCTTTTACGAATGTCTTTGGCCAAGATCGACAGCCAGCACTTCTGGGATCAGATGGATGCCCTTCCATCAGAAACCATTCCTGCAATTGAAGAAGAGATCGTTGACACCCTCTATGAACATGGCCTGCTTTCCATGGATACCCTGCTCTATGATACAAGTAATTTCTTCACTTACATCGCTTCGACCAATGAACGGTGCACACTGGCTAAGCGAGGAAAAAACAAGCAGCGACGAATTGACCTTAGGCAGTTTGGCCTTTTGCTCCTGGTCTCACGCCAGGATCAGCTCCCGATATACCACAGGACATACCAGGGGAACTTAAACGACAAAACTGTTTTCAAAGAGCATTTCGCAAGGTTTTCTGACAGACTCAAAAGGCTCAGTGGCTCCCTTGAAGACATTACCGTTGTTCTGGATCAAGGGAACAATTCAAAAAAAATGCTTAAAGAGGTAGACCAGACCATTTATTTTGTCGGAGCGCTTTCTGTTCACCAACACAGGCATTTGGTTGAAAGAGCCAATCTGAACCTGCAAGAAATACTTATAGGGAATAAAAGTGTTCCCTGCTACAAGGAGCGCACAACAATCTGGGGAAGCGACCTGACAGCAGTGGTCTACATCTCTGAAAAGCTGCGAGATGGTCAAATTAGAGGCCTGGAGCAAGGCCTCTCCAAGCTTTGCAGCGAACTTGATCAATTAAAAGAAGCCATCAAGATGCCGACCCAAAAAGGAAAAAAGCGAACTGAAGCCGGAATCCAGAAAAAGATTGATTCACTTATTTCCTCCTGTGTGCCCAAAGGGATCGTGGAGTGGGAGCTCACTTTTTTGCAGGAAGATGCATTCGAACTACAGTATTGGATCGACTACGACCACTTGGAAGAACTTAAAAAGTGGCGGTTTGGACGCCGCATCCTTATCACCAACAGGCATCACTGGAGTACTGAGGAAATCATCAAAGCTTATTGGGGTCAGGCCAATATAGAGTACGTGTTTAAAAATATGAAGAACCCGTTTCACATGGCATGGCGACCTCAATATCACTGGACTGATCAAAAGATAGAGGTGCACGGTTTCATATGTTTGGTGGCCTTTCTCCTGGTTATGGTGGCTTTCAAGCATGCCCGGGAGAATGCCGGCTTTTCTCGGTCTCCGCATACTTTGCTGGAAAAACTATCCGAGATTCGTCTGGCCACTCTGATCGATGCCCCGACCCAAAAATCAAAAGGGCGCTACAGAGCCACATATCAGCTTGAGGAGATGGACCCAGATGTCAAGGAGCTTGCAGATGCAATGGGAATTGCCGAGTTGCCGATGAAATCAAAAATACCGTTCAGTGTATACAAATCTTAA
- a CDS encoding transposase, which yields MPRNARFTLPHRPTVYHVISRTALSGLPLGDIEKNRLLEIIKYFSSIYFVDVLGFCIMGNHWHLAVKIYPRDYATRQEVQERFVKRYGEDVHFGDQEIEKFSKKWTDLSEFVREIKQTFSRYYNKRHNRRGFFWGERFKSMIVQEGSTLVNMLAYIDLNPIRAGIVKKPEDYRWSSLGYHVQTGNKDGFLSIDFGLKEWNEFDPQEIVRKYRQFVYETGAVDAGKGKTIDQKIVEKARKKGYKISRVERFRYRCRYFTDSGVIGGKDFVQEVFDQVKHLLGSKDKRKFTPVGGVEGVYSMKRLGES from the coding sequence ATGCCAAGAAACGCCAGATTTACCCTGCCTCACAGGCCCACGGTCTATCACGTGATATCTAGAACAGCCCTGTCTGGCTTGCCTTTGGGCGATATCGAAAAGAACCGCCTTCTGGAGATTATCAAGTATTTCAGCAGCATTTATTTTGTAGATGTCCTTGGATTTTGTATTATGGGCAACCACTGGCATCTGGCTGTAAAGATTTATCCAAGGGACTACGCTACCAGGCAGGAGGTCCAGGAAAGGTTTGTCAAACGCTATGGCGAGGATGTTCATTTCGGAGACCAGGAGATAGAAAAATTCAGCAAGAAATGGACTGATCTTTCTGAGTTCGTCCGGGAGATTAAGCAGACCTTTTCCCGGTATTACAATAAGAGGCATAACAGGCGGGGCTTTTTCTGGGGTGAGCGATTCAAGTCCATGATTGTTCAGGAAGGAAGCACCCTTGTGAACATGCTGGCCTACATAGACCTGAATCCCATTCGGGCTGGTATAGTCAAAAAGCCGGAGGATTACCGCTGGAGTTCTCTAGGGTACCATGTTCAAACTGGGAACAAAGACGGTTTTTTATCCATTGATTTTGGCCTCAAGGAATGGAACGAGTTTGACCCCCAAGAGATTGTCCGCAAATACAGACAGTTTGTTTACGAAACCGGGGCTGTGGATGCCGGAAAGGGCAAGACCATTGATCAAAAAATAGTAGAAAAAGCCCGCAAAAAGGGCTACAAGATATCCCGAGTAGAGCGCTTCAGATACAGATGTCGGTATTTTACAGATTCCGGGGTTATCGGCGGCAAGGACTTTGTTCAGGAGGTATTTGACCAGGTCAAGCACCTGCTGGGCTCCAAGGACAAGCGCAAATTCACGCCCGTAGGCGGTGTGGAGGGGGTTTATTCCATGAAAAGGTTGGGTGAATCCTGA
- a CDS encoding nucleotidyltransferase, whose product MSPDFKELLKLFEKHNIRYLIVGGYAVMKYSEPRFTKDIDMLIATDQENAKSVYLALKEFGAPLENIDQDDFAHEGYFYQMGRPPLRVDIMMSIPGIEFDEAWNNREVVELDDLKLFFISRSDLIRAKEKSGRQQDKIDLKILKEAERLDALDKK is encoded by the coding sequence ATGAGTCCCGACTTCAAAGAACTGTTGAAACTTTTCGAAAAGCATAACATTCGATATCTTATTGTAGGCGGCTATGCAGTAATGAAATATAGCGAGCCTAGATTTACAAAAGATATTGATATGCTTATCGCGACTGATCAAGAGAATGCGAAAAGTGTTTATCTGGCATTAAAAGAGTTCGGTGCTCCACTGGAAAATATTGATCAAGACGATTTTGCTCATGAGGGATACTTCTATCAAATGGGGAGACCACCCTTGCGAGTCGATATTATGATGTCAATCCCAGGAATTGAGTTTGATGAGGCATGGAATAACCGTGAAGTGGTTGAATTAGATGATCTTAAATTATTTTTCATATCGCGATCCGATCTCATACGCGCAAAAGAAAAGAGTGGAAGGCAACAAGATAAGATAGATCTCAAGATACTAAAGGAAGCCGAACGATTGGATGCACTCGACAAAAAATAG
- a CDS encoding type II toxin-antitoxin system VapC family toxin, protein MIFVDTGPLLARYLLKDQFHQHALNIWAELEKSHERLATSSLVLNETATLLGRRAGNIFAAERLNNIYASHAFQIWRPDREDELRALKLFAKFSDQVVSFTDCVSFTLMTSRHVQQVFTFDRHFDLAGFKRLP, encoded by the coding sequence ATGATATTCGTTGATACTGGTCCATTACTGGCGCGTTATCTCCTCAAAGACCAGTTTCATCAGCATGCGTTGAATATATGGGCCGAACTGGAAAAAAGCCATGAAAGACTTGCCACAAGCAGCCTTGTGCTGAACGAAACCGCTACTCTGCTGGGAAGAAGAGCCGGCAATATTTTTGCCGCCGAGCGGCTGAATAACATCTATGCATCACATGCTTTCCAGATATGGCGGCCCGACAGAGAGGATGAGCTGCGTGCTCTGAAGCTGTTCGCAAAATTTTCTGATCAAGTCGTGTCCTTCACAGACTGCGTCTCCTTTACGCTCATGACATCCAGGCATGTCCAGCAAGTGTTTACGTTTGATCGTCATTTTGATTTAGCGGGCTTCAAGCGGTTGCCCTAA
- a CDS encoding CopG family transcriptional regulator — MIRQIYDSRFKELENVLLDEGLCMKYYGYIMKGDHMQRTTIMLPRELKIRAYSKSRKMGVSLGQLIREALQKEIDSTEAGNGLQDCFYADKAVYQGDSPPDFSAEHDEYLYGESHDIR, encoded by the coding sequence TTGATCCGGCAGATCTATGACAGCAGGTTCAAGGAACTTGAAAACGTTCTGCTTGACGAAGGGTTATGCATGAAATATTATGGCTACATAATGAAAGGTGATCATATGCAACGCACAACAATTATGCTTCCCCGGGAATTGAAGATTCGGGCGTACAGCAAGTCCAGGAAAATGGGAGTCTCCCTGGGACAGCTCATCCGGGAAGCCCTGCAAAAGGAAATTGACAGCACTGAAGCCGGCAATGGCTTGCAGGACTGCTTTTACGCGGACAAGGCTGTTTATCAGGGCGATTCCCCTCCCGATTTTAGCGCTGAACACGATGAATATCTTTATGGCGAGTCTCATGATATTCGTTGA
- a CDS encoding DUF6364 family protein has protein sequence MNITLSADKELIQKAREYAAQRGTSLNQLIREYLEHTAAMGDKESNAREFERLARECGGTSPKGYVFDREDAHGRGEDGP, from the coding sequence ATGAATATTACTTTATCCGCGGACAAAGAGCTTATCCAGAAGGCAAGGGAGTACGCTGCCCAGCGGGGAACAAGCCTCAATCAGTTGATCCGGGAATATCTGGAACATACAGCTGCAATGGGAGACAAGGAGTCCAATGCCCGGGAGTTTGAGCGGCTGGCCAGAGAGTGCGGCGGAACAAGTCCGAAAGGATATGTTTTCGACCGCGAAGATGCTCATGGCCGGGGGGAAGACGGGCCATGA
- a CDS encoding ribbon-helix-helix domain-containing protein, with protein MKVKTSITLSKDIVEKIDSLSESYGNRSTLIEKAVRDLIAAREKLDRDQSDLEIINKQADTLNSEAIDVLSYQVDL; from the coding sequence ATGAAAGTCAAGACATCCATCACTTTATCCAAAGATATTGTTGAAAAAATTGACTCCTTATCAGAGTCCTATGGCAACAGGTCTACTCTGATCGAAAAAGCAGTCCGGGATTTAATTGCGGCCCGGGAAAAACTGGACCGGGATCAAAGTGACCTGGAGATTATTAACAAGCAGGCAGATACCCTGAATTCTGAAGCCATAGATGTTCTGTCTTATCAGGTTGATTTATGA
- a CDS encoding type II toxin-antitoxin system PemK/MazF family toxin yields MKRGQLYRVYKAPGNDPKAFRVFVVVSRQVLLDSRFSTAICAPVYSACHGLSTQVPVGIENGLKHESSIHCDELVSIPKRMLSDFIGSLSPTQMNKLDQALAIALELG; encoded by the coding sequence ATGAAACGCGGCCAGCTTTACCGGGTTTATAAAGCCCCTGGCAATGACCCTAAAGCCTTCCGGGTGTTTGTTGTTGTCAGCCGTCAGGTGCTCCTGGACTCGCGTTTTTCCACTGCCATTTGCGCTCCTGTTTATTCCGCTTGCCATGGGCTTTCCACACAAGTTCCCGTAGGAATAGAAAATGGCCTGAAGCATGAGAGCAGCATCCATTGTGATGAACTGGTCAGTATTCCTAAACGCATGCTCAGCGATTTTATCGGATCGCTGAGCCCTACGCAGATGAATAAACTTGATCAGGCACTGGCCATTGCTCTTGAACTGGGCTAA
- a CDS encoding transposase produces the protein MPRNARFTLPHRPTVYHVISRTALSGLPLGDIEKNRLLEIIKYFSSIYFVDVLGFCIMGNHWHLAVKIYPRDYATRQEVQERFVKRYGEDVHFGDQEIEKFSKKWTDLSEFVREIKQTFSRYYNKRHNRRGFFWGERFKSMIVQEGSTLVNMLAYIDLNPIRAGIVKKPEDYRWSSLGYHVQTGNKDGFLSIDFGFKEWNEFDPQEIVRKYRQFVYETGAVDAGKGKTIDQKIVEKARKKGYKVSRVERFRYRCRYFTDSGVIGGKDFVQEVFDQVKHLLGSKDKRKFTPVGGVEGVYSMKRLGES, from the coding sequence ATGCCAAGAAACGCCAGATTTACCCTGCCTCACAGGCCCACGGTCTATCACGTGATATCTAGAACAGCCCTGTCTGGCTTGCCTTTGGGCGATATCGAAAAGAACCGCCTTCTGGAGATTATCAAGTATTTCAGCAGCATTTATTTTGTAGATGTCCTTGGATTTTGTATTATGGGCAACCACTGGCATCTGGCTGTAAAGATTTATCCAAGGGACTACGCTACCAGGCAGGAGGTCCAGGAAAGGTTTGTCAAACGCTATGGCGAGGATGTTCATTTCGGAGACCAGGAGATAGAAAAATTCAGCAAGAAATGGACTGATCTTTCTGAGTTCGTCCGGGAGATTAAGCAGACCTTTTCCCGGTATTACAATAAGAGGCATAACAGGCGGGGCTTTTTCTGGGGTGAGCGATTCAAGTCCATGATTGTTCAGGAAGGAAGCACCCTTGTGAACATGCTGGCCTACATAGACCTGAATCCCATTCGGGCTGGTATAGTCAAAAAGCCGGAGGATTACCGCTGGAGTTCTCTAGGGTACCATGTTCAAACTGGGAACAAAGACGGTTTCTTATCCATTGATTTTGGTTTCAAGGAATGGAACGAGTTTGACCCCCAAGAGATTGTCCGCAAATACAGACAGTTTGTTTACGAAACCGGGGCTGTGGATGCTGGAAAGGGCAAGACCATTGATCAAAAAATAGTAGAAAAAGCCCGCAAAAAGGGCTACAAAGTATCCCGAGTAGAGCGCTTCAGGTACAGATGCAGGTATTTTACCGATTCCGGAGTTATCGGCGGGAAAGACTTTGTTCAGGAGGTATTTGACCAGGTCAAGCACCTGCTGGGCTCCAAGGACAAGCGCAAATTCACGCCCGTAGGCGGTGTGGAGGGGGTTTATTCCATGAAAAGGTTGGGTGAATCCTGA
- a CDS encoding nucleotidyltransferase family protein: protein MNRNNIFNTIKKYREKSGDEFGILRIGVFGSLAKGQENSASDVDVVVDFEASKYLILLKLTL, encoded by the coding sequence ATGAATCGCAATAATATTTTCAACACTATCAAAAAATACCGTGAAAAATCCGGTGATGAGTTCGGCATTCTCAGGATAGGTGTATTTGGCTCCCTGGCTAAAGGGCAGGAAAATTCTGCAAGTGATGTTGATGTAGTTGTAGACTTTGAGGCCAGCAAATATCTGATTTTATTGAAATTGACTCTCTAA
- a CDS encoding type II toxin-antitoxin system VapC family toxin, whose translation MERIKKLSGTTVGIDTAPLIYFIEEKPPYLSVLEPFFAEMEKGSFLVSTSTITLLEVLVYPMRAGNYSLASEYKDILLHSKMITVEISHSISERAAGLRAKHNIRTPDALQICAAIETGADYFLSNDLRLPDIPSIKIITLDSLI comes from the coding sequence ATGGAGAGAATAAAAAAACTCTCTGGCACTACCGTCGGAATTGATACCGCACCTCTAATTTACTTTATTGAAGAAAAGCCTCCCTATCTTTCTGTATTGGAACCATTTTTTGCAGAAATGGAAAAGGGATCTTTTTTAGTTTCAACTTCGACCATTACCTTGCTTGAAGTTCTGGTTTATCCCATGCGTGCAGGTAATTATTCTCTGGCATCTGAATATAAGGATATCCTGCTGCATTCAAAAATGATAACCGTTGAAATTTCTCATTCTATCTCAGAGCGTGCTGCAGGCCTAAGAGCAAAACATAATATTAGAACTCCAGATGCATTACAAATTTGTGCAGCCATTGAAACGGGAGCAGACTACTTTCTCTCGAACGATCTCAGGCTGCCAGATATCCCTTCAATTAAGATAATCACCCTTGATAGTCTGATTTAA
- the tnpC gene encoding IS66 family transposase, with product MDINNLPDDKDALKDIVADYHQQLIYLQEKLNFLQKAIYGSKSDKKPKCGSKETWPMMPGLVEMETEVETPQEKTITIPEHSRKKRGRKPIPKDLPRKDIIHDLSGEEKICPCGVELSPIGQEVSEKLDYIPARLIVNRYIRLKYACKNCEGAEDDQGAVKIAPMPEQLIPQGIVTPGLMAHIITAKFVDGLPFYRQCKQLLRLGIDISRSTMVSWAMHAARVCEPFLDLFKKEIMLGFQVGIDETPVQVLDEPGRSNTSKSYMWVFLGGHPENPTVLYDYHPTRSGLALDFLQDYQGYIQSDGYAVYNDLGDKPGIFHVGCLAHVRRKFMDVVKLSKKQKHKGGTAQEILNLIAKLYILEQSFETRKLKPDRIQEERQEKSIPILNQIKTLLDERSKTTPDKSKLGTAINYALNQWDRVVRYTLDGRLRPDNNLVENAIRPFALGRKNWLFAGHPNGAKAGAMYFSLVETAKKNGLEPYAYLRHLFENLPLAKTEQDLKALMPQYIDPEVLPSPTAC from the coding sequence ATGGACATCAACAACTTGCCAGATGATAAGGATGCGCTCAAAGATATCGTTGCTGACTACCACCAGCAACTTATCTACCTGCAGGAGAAACTGAACTTCCTGCAAAAAGCCATCTATGGGTCCAAATCCGATAAAAAACCCAAATGCGGCTCCAAAGAGACCTGGCCCATGATGCCTGGCCTTGTTGAGATGGAAACCGAGGTGGAAACGCCCCAGGAAAAAACCATCACCATACCTGAACATTCCCGTAAGAAACGTGGCCGCAAGCCCATCCCCAAGGATCTTCCCAGAAAGGATATAATCCATGACCTCTCTGGGGAGGAAAAGATATGCCCCTGCGGAGTCGAGCTAAGCCCGATAGGTCAGGAAGTAAGCGAAAAACTGGATTATATCCCTGCCAGGCTGATTGTTAATCGCTACATCCGTCTCAAATACGCCTGCAAAAACTGCGAGGGAGCCGAAGATGATCAGGGTGCAGTCAAAATAGCTCCCATGCCGGAACAGCTGATCCCCCAGGGCATAGTGACTCCAGGTCTTATGGCTCATATCATCACAGCCAAGTTTGTGGACGGCCTACCCTTTTATCGCCAGTGCAAGCAGCTTTTAAGGCTGGGCATTGATATCTCCCGTTCCACCATGGTCTCCTGGGCCATGCATGCGGCCAGGGTCTGCGAGCCTTTCCTGGATCTGTTCAAAAAGGAGATCATGCTCGGATTCCAGGTGGGCATAGACGAGACCCCGGTACAGGTACTTGATGAACCGGGCCGGTCCAACACTTCCAAGTCATATATGTGGGTTTTCCTTGGCGGCCATCCTGAAAATCCCACTGTCCTTTATGATTATCATCCCACGCGAAGCGGTCTGGCCCTGGATTTCCTCCAGGACTATCAAGGTTATATTCAAAGTGACGGCTATGCAGTCTACAACGACCTGGGCGACAAGCCGGGCATATTCCATGTAGGATGCCTGGCCCATGTCCGGCGCAAGTTTATGGATGTGGTCAAACTCTCCAAGAAACAAAAGCACAAGGGCGGAACCGCCCAGGAAATCCTGAACCTTATCGCCAAGCTATATATCCTGGAACAGTCCTTTGAAACCAGAAAGCTAAAGCCCGACCGGATACAGGAAGAACGTCAGGAAAAAAGTATACCCATACTAAACCAGATAAAAACTCTGCTGGACGAAAGAAGTAAAACCACCCCGGACAAAAGCAAACTGGGCACGGCCATAAATTATGCCCTGAACCAGTGGGACAGAGTGGTGCGCTATACACTGGATGGCCGGCTGCGGCCTGACAATAATCTGGTGGAAAACGCCATCAGACCCTTCGCCCTGGGACGCAAGAACTGGCTTTTTGCCGGACATCCCAATGGAGCCAAGGCAGGCGCTATGTACTTCTCCCTGGTGGAGACAGCCAAAAAGAACGGCCTGGAGCCTTACGCATACTTACGCCACCTGTTTGAAAACTTGCCCCTGGCCAAGACCGAGCAGGATCTGAAGGCCCTTATGCCTCAGTACATAGATCCGGAAGTCCTGCCTTCCCCCACTGCCTGCTGA
- the tnpB gene encoding IS66 family insertion sequence element accessory protein TnpB (TnpB, as the term is used for proteins encoded by IS66 family insertion elements, is considered an accessory protein, since TnpC, encoded by a neighboring gene, is a DDE family transposase.), translating to MIAVSQAKVYLVTGHTDMRKAIDGLSIMVQAQLEHDPFSGHLFVFCNRQRTIIKILYWDTNGFCLWQKRLEKQSFKWPASKQEVMELDARQLVWLLDGLDPVQVRGHKELKFSTLF from the coding sequence GTGATCGCGGTAAGTCAGGCCAAGGTGTATCTGGTCACCGGACATACCGACATGCGCAAGGCCATAGACGGGTTGTCCATCATGGTCCAGGCTCAGCTGGAGCATGACCCCTTTTCCGGTCATCTGTTTGTCTTCTGCAACAGGCAGCGAACCATCATCAAGATCCTGTACTGGGACACAAACGGTTTTTGCCTGTGGCAAAAGCGCCTGGAGAAGCAAAGCTTCAAGTGGCCTGCATCAAAGCAGGAAGTTATGGAGCTTGATGCGAGGCAGCTTGTTTGGCTTTTAGACGGTCTGGACCCTGTGCAGGTCAGGGGGCACAAAGAGTTAAAATTTTCCACATTATTTTAG